In one window of Aquamicrobium sp. DNA:
- a CDS encoding SDR family NAD(P)-dependent oxidoreductase, producing the protein MRIDLSAKRALVVGGGTFGEGNGIGRAVCAAFAGCGAEVVVADRDGEAAAATAALIRGQGGRARTVVFDAADAAVATSAVAPFAEEGVDILHYNVGIGFAAETQTLEPAQFEAVLSTNLVGLHTVARALLPGMRARRAGVVLATGSAWSQRHLGYPHSFYAASKAALDHFVRLIAQENAAYGIRVNSIAPGFIDTPRIRHNLARAYDVDSFEAMLERRAAQVPMGRLGRPEDVAQMAAFLASDLASYVTGGVFLVDGGLSGAGIAGG; encoded by the coding sequence ATGCGGATCGACCTTTCGGCAAAGCGCGCCCTCGTGGTCGGCGGCGGCACTTTCGGAGAAGGCAACGGCATAGGACGCGCCGTCTGCGCCGCCTTTGCAGGCTGCGGCGCCGAGGTCGTCGTGGCGGATCGCGACGGCGAGGCCGCCGCCGCCACGGCGGCGCTGATCCGCGGGCAGGGCGGCCGGGCGCGCACCGTGGTTTTCGATGCCGCCGACGCCGCGGTCGCGACCTCGGCCGTCGCGCCCTTCGCGGAAGAGGGCGTCGATATCCTCCACTACAATGTCGGCATCGGCTTCGCGGCCGAGACGCAGACGCTGGAGCCGGCGCAGTTCGAGGCCGTGCTGAGCACCAATCTCGTCGGGCTGCATACCGTGGCGCGCGCGCTGCTGCCGGGAATGCGCGCGCGGCGCGCGGGCGTGGTGCTGGCTACCGGCTCGGCCTGGTCGCAGCGCCATCTCGGCTATCCGCACAGCTTCTACGCCGCCTCCAAGGCGGCGCTGGATCATTTCGTCCGCCTGATCGCGCAGGAAAACGCCGCCTACGGCATCCGGGTCAATTCGATCGCCCCCGGTTTCATCGACACGCCGCGCATCCGGCACAATCTCGCCCGCGCCTATGATGTCGACAGCTTCGAGGCGATGCTGGAGCGGCGTGCCGCGCAGGTGCCGATGGGCCGGCTCGGCCGCCCCGAGGACGTGGCGCAGATGGCGGCGTTCCTCGCCTCGGACCTCGCCTCCTACGTCACGGGCGGCGTCTTCCTCGTCGATGGCGGGCTTTCGGGTGCCGGCATCGCCGGCGGTTAA
- a CDS encoding carboxymuconolactone decarboxylase family protein, producing the protein MMNMRSTSENGCILDHRARLLIAIAVNSSTTHLDREGLRENVEEALEAGIPGRQVLEAMQLSSLVGMHTFTVGIPVLFDEMSARQLLDGDETACASEAEAMKRAFVADRGYWSKFLDQMLVLSPDLFREFYSFSSLPWKRGSIDGKLKELIYLATVSIPGHFYRDGFDNHLRGARNNGATDEEIIETLQIVLSLTDDGATPRSGEVREAINAIRATGTADHVNEEPR; encoded by the coding sequence ATGATGAACATGCGATCGACGAGTGAGAACGGCTGCATTCTCGACCATCGAGCCCGGCTATTGATCGCGATAGCGGTCAATTCCTCGACAACCCATCTGGACAGGGAGGGGCTGCGCGAGAACGTGGAAGAAGCCCTCGAAGCCGGCATTCCGGGCCGGCAGGTGCTCGAGGCGATGCAATTGTCGTCCCTTGTCGGGATGCACACCTTCACCGTCGGCATTCCCGTGCTGTTCGACGAGATGTCGGCCAGGCAGCTTCTCGACGGCGACGAGACAGCCTGTGCATCCGAAGCCGAGGCGATGAAGCGGGCCTTCGTCGCCGACCGGGGCTACTGGAGCAAGTTCCTCGACCAGATGCTGGTCCTGTCGCCGGACCTGTTCCGGGAGTTCTACAGTTTTTCTTCGCTTCCCTGGAAAAGGGGGAGCATCGACGGGAAGCTCAAGGAACTGATCTATCTGGCTACCGTCAGCATACCCGGGCATTTTTACCGGGACGGGTTCGACAATCACCTCAGGGGCGCGAGGAACAACGGCGCAACGGATGAGGAGATAATTGAAACCCTGCAGATCGTCCTGTCTCTCACCGACGATGGCGCCACGCCACGCTCGGGCGAGGTGCGAGAGGCAATAAACGCAATCAGGGCAACAGGCACTGCCGATCACGTGAATGAGGAGCCGAGGTGA
- a CDS encoding transporter substrate-binding domain-containing protein, whose translation MVNLNPTRERAKAIDFTQPYFITGTTLLVRKGSGINGPADLDASKTVASVQGSSDAQGLLSVQPNANITYYQEYPQAYMAFKLGRVDAMVKTSIVLGKLAKDDPDFEILMPPFKPDPWVMGVKHDDSKWRLALDELIMDAWHDGTINELHKKYLETPAGFELQIWPDYY comes from the coding sequence ATCGTCAACCTCAATCCGACGCGCGAAAGGGCGAAGGCGATCGACTTCACCCAGCCCTATTTCATTACCGGAACCACGCTTCTGGTGCGCAAGGGAAGCGGCATAAACGGCCCGGCGGACCTCGACGCCTCGAAAACCGTCGCGAGCGTGCAGGGGTCGTCGGACGCGCAGGGCCTGCTGTCCGTGCAGCCGAACGCGAACATCACCTACTATCAGGAGTATCCGCAGGCCTATATGGCGTTCAAGCTCGGCCGCGTCGACGCGATGGTGAAGACGAGCATCGTCCTCGGCAAGCTCGCCAAGGATGATCCCGACTTCGAGATCCTCATGCCTCCCTTCAAGCCGGACCCGTGGGTGATGGGCGTCAAGCACGACGATTCCAAATGGCGTCTCGCGCTCGACGAGCTCATCATGGATGCCTGGCATGACGGCACGATAAACGAGCTGCACAAGAAGTATCTGGAAACGCCGGCGGGCTTCGAGCTCCAGATCTGGCCCGACTACTACTGA
- a CDS encoding NAD(P)-dependent oxidoreductase: protein MKIGFLGAGKMGLPIACNIARKTGGPLAIYDPRPPVLPAEAGDAAALLSFVPAIGDLSGCDVVVLCLPDSKVVSAVVEGAGGQPGLIDVLRPGSVVVDCSSSIPSETTRLAALLAAKEIGLHDAPVSGGLVRAWKGELTIMAGGIAGDSPLLDVLGCFASKIVRLDRVGDGHVMKAANNYLLAANIVSFTEALRFARTAGISFEKFGEVVNSSSGASYVSANKLETVRRDDDSVSFTSALITKDVRNFIESCERAGLDLPMVPRVLEIWEGTVARVGPDVDSMKIYHTLGGRAS from the coding sequence GTGAAGATCGGATTTCTCGGCGCAGGCAAGATGGGCCTGCCCATCGCCTGCAACATCGCGCGCAAGACGGGCGGCCCCCTCGCCATCTACGACCCGCGCCCGCCCGTCCTGCCGGCCGAGGCGGGCGATGCGGCGGCGCTCCTGTCCTTCGTTCCGGCGATCGGCGATCTTTCCGGCTGCGACGTCGTCGTGCTTTGCCTGCCCGACAGCAAGGTGGTCTCGGCCGTCGTCGAGGGGGCTGGCGGGCAACCCGGCCTCATCGACGTCCTTCGCCCCGGCAGCGTCGTCGTCGATTGCAGCTCTTCGATCCCGTCGGAGACGACGCGTCTCGCCGCGTTGCTGGCCGCGAAGGAGATCGGCCTCCACGACGCGCCGGTTTCGGGAGGCCTCGTCCGGGCATGGAAGGGCGAGCTGACGATCATGGCCGGCGGCATCGCCGGCGACAGCCCGCTGCTCGACGTTCTCGGCTGCTTCGCCAGCAAGATCGTCCGGCTCGACAGGGTGGGCGACGGCCACGTCATGAAGGCGGCGAACAATTATCTCCTGGCGGCGAACATCGTCAGCTTCACCGAGGCGCTGCGTTTCGCCCGCACGGCCGGGATCTCGTTCGAGAAGTTCGGCGAGGTGGTGAACAGCTCCAGCGGCGCCAGCTATGTCTCGGCCAACAAGCTGGAAACCGTGCGCCGCGATGACGACAGCGTCAGCTTCACGTCGGCGCTGATCACCAAGGACGTGCGCAATTTCATCGAAAGCTGCGAACGCGCCGGGCTCGATCTGCCGATGGTGCCCCGGGTGCTGGAGATTTGGGAAGGCACCGTCGCCCGGGTCGGCCCCGATGTCGACAGCATGAAAATCTACCACACGCTCGGCGGCCGGGCGTCGTGA
- a CDS encoding peptidoglycan-binding protein, which translates to MRRRSPAYHLAALAVLGAACTPALAEELTSEDILSGACLTAGQPREEGPIKELTFQITRQNDPEGYSGDLLRLSFTEWDVPNIVFETTAACWTGEQGIQCSIDCDGGRAFVAGGDGKPWTIRTEHLAYSMTGPESLFALQAEQGPDLGQLTGTFAIRRNPGNGMCRATADYVFAALEPGDISPRVLQAERLLSQWGQFLEFPDAIYDEATADAVTRFQRQYGLAETGIIDEATMSALVTAGAAGHSC; encoded by the coding sequence ATGAGGCGCAGATCACCCGCGTATCATCTGGCGGCACTGGCGGTTCTCGGCGCTGCCTGCACGCCCGCCCTCGCCGAAGAGCTGACCAGCGAGGACATACTGTCCGGCGCCTGCCTCACCGCCGGCCAGCCGCGGGAGGAAGGCCCGATCAAGGAACTGACGTTCCAGATCACCAGACAGAACGATCCCGAGGGATACAGCGGCGATCTGCTCCGGCTCTCCTTCACCGAATGGGACGTCCCCAACATCGTCTTCGAAACGACCGCAGCCTGCTGGACGGGCGAGCAGGGGATTCAATGCAGCATCGATTGCGACGGCGGCAGGGCCTTTGTCGCCGGCGGAGACGGCAAGCCGTGGACGATCCGGACCGAGCATCTCGCATACTCCATGACCGGACCCGAGAGCCTGTTCGCCCTCCAGGCGGAGCAAGGCCCCGATCTCGGCCAGCTGACGGGAACCTTCGCCATAAGGCGCAATCCGGGCAACGGGATGTGCCGCGCGACGGCGGACTATGTGTTCGCCGCGCTCGAGCCGGGCGACATCTCGCCGCGCGTGCTGCAAGCCGAACGGCTGCTCAGCCAGTGGGGCCAGTTCCTCGAATTTCCGGACGCGATCTACGATGAGGCGACCGCCGACGCGGTGACGCGGTTCCAGCGGCAATACGGACTTGCCGAAACCGGCATAATCGACGAGGCGACGATGAGCGCGCTGGTGACGGCGGGCGCGGCGGGCCATTCCTGCTGA
- a CDS encoding IclR family transcriptional regulator C-terminal domain-containing protein: MLGSYPVRSLSLEEGDVWPLGVGGVGLALLAAHDEAFVARYIENYLPVITRYSQTTAQSLHERIRRARADGFASSERDVLPGVSALGVAIVHPLTGRPFGAISIAAISSRMEAERSREIVALLQREARLITDTLAGQSARTEG, encoded by the coding sequence GTGCTGGGCAGCTATCCGGTCCGCAGCCTGTCGCTCGAGGAAGGCGACGTCTGGCCGCTCGGCGTCGGCGGCGTCGGGCTTGCGCTGCTGGCCGCGCATGACGAGGCCTTCGTCGCGCGCTACATCGAGAACTATTTGCCGGTCATCACGCGCTACAGCCAGACGACCGCGCAGTCGCTGCATGAGCGCATCAGGCGCGCCCGGGCCGATGGCTTCGCATCGAGCGAGCGCGACGTCCTGCCCGGCGTCTCCGCGCTCGGCGTGGCGATCGTCCACCCGCTGACCGGGCGTCCCTTCGGCGCGATCAGCATCGCCGCGATCTCGTCGCGCATGGAGGCGGAGCGCAGCAGGGAGATCGTCGCGCTGCTCCAGCGCGAGGCGCGGCTGATCACCGATACGCTGGCCGGCCAGAGCGCCCGCACGGAGGGATGA
- a CDS encoding DUF2147 domain-containing protein, translated as MVLRRAAWVGLAMLGADAAAADPIVGEWRTMDGSLADIGKCDAGFCIVMKTGDWPGRQIGALKASTPGRYSGSVTDPRDDRTYSGRATLSGNTLKLTGCALKIFCQTETWSRN; from the coding sequence ATGGTGTTGCGACGGGCTGCATGGGTGGGGTTGGCAATGCTGGGCGCGGACGCCGCGGCCGCGGACCCGATCGTGGGCGAGTGGCGGACGATGGACGGCTCCCTCGCCGACATAGGCAAGTGCGACGCCGGGTTCTGCATCGTCATGAAAACGGGCGACTGGCCCGGCAGGCAGATCGGCGCGCTGAAAGCGTCCACGCCGGGGCGCTATTCCGGCTCGGTGACGGACCCGCGCGACGACCGCACCTATTCGGGGCGGGCGACGCTTTCCGGCAACACGCTGAAGCTTACAGGGTGCGCCCTCAAGATCTTCTGCCAGACGGAGACGTGGTCGCGGAACTGA
- a CDS encoding amino acid synthesis family protein, with amino-acid sequence MSLIRIRKRALTVETTFHELGPAPEQPLKMAAAMAVVANPYAGRYEPDLMPFMAELRGLGKELALELVDALGGVDKVEVYSKAAVVGLNGEMEHGAVWHEAGGWAMREVLGQPRAMVPANKAVAGAGYRMMVPVHYIHASYVRSHFNSMEIGIQDAPRADEILFALVMGTGGRLNSRLGGLLKENVKGDDGQR; translated from the coding sequence ATGTCGCTCATCCGCATCCGCAAGCGCGCGCTGACCGTCGAAACCACGTTCCACGAGCTCGGCCCGGCGCCGGAGCAGCCGCTGAAGATGGCCGCGGCGATGGCGGTGGTCGCCAACCCCTATGCCGGCCGCTACGAGCCGGACCTGATGCCGTTCATGGCCGAGCTGCGCGGCCTCGGCAAGGAACTGGCGCTCGAGCTCGTCGATGCCCTCGGCGGCGTCGACAAGGTCGAGGTCTATTCCAAGGCGGCCGTCGTCGGGCTGAACGGCGAGATGGAGCACGGCGCGGTGTGGCACGAGGCCGGCGGCTGGGCGATGCGCGAGGTTCTGGGCCAGCCCAGGGCGATGGTGCCGGCCAACAAGGCGGTTGCAGGCGCCGGCTACCGCATGATGGTGCCGGTCCATTACATCCACGCCTCCTATGTCCGCAGCCATTTCAACAGCATGGAGATCGGCATCCAGGACGCGCCGCGCGCCGACGAGATCCTGTTCGCGCTGGTGATGGGAACGGGCGGCCGGCTGAATTCCCGCCTCGGCGGCCTGCTCAAGGAGAACGTCAAGGGAGACGACGGCCAGCGGTAG